A stretch of DNA from Xiphophorus maculatus strain JP 163 A chromosome 8, X_maculatus-5.0-male, whole genome shotgun sequence:
GAATTTGGAGAAGCTTCCAGATGGAGCTGGACAGTATGgctgaaaaatatattatgatttaagcatttcatatcaatCAAGATcaatgattattgattattttttttgtttgaaatatctgAATTACTGCCCAACTGGTGATGTGACctctcttgttttatttagttttcactCCGTTTacttttaagcagttatgaggcaacGCAGCAGatcctgaaactgctgctgcgcaagttactcaacacaTTGTTGCTAGACAACCAAACAATGAGTTAgctagttgatgccaccaaccttggTTAGCTCGGGTTGTGAGCTAACTACAACccgagaggttgagcagctaaattctttcctctgcctacatcacCCAGAATGCTGTTCagttctggattggagttcagtgaaagtATTGAATATTGGACATATTATCTATTGACATTGATCATATGTCTATCGTGACATGTATTGCTATTGATTTGTCCAGCCCTATTTTCAGAAagtcaggagaaaaaaatcctgtcaACAATCCTGTAGTATCCATCCACCATTAATCCATAACCCAGCTGTTATGGGTTATGGATCTCAAACCAATACGTGTTCATGTCTGTGTTTCCTAGATGGCCTACTGTCAGCATATCGGGGTGGAGTTCATGTTCATAAATGACGTGGAGCAGTGCCAGTGGATCCGACAAAAGTTCGAAACGCCAGGAATCATGCAGTTTTCCTTGGAAGAGAAGAGGACTCTGTTGGGCAGGATGATCCGCTCCACCAGGTCAGTCTGTCGGTTCTACATGCTCTGAGTCCGGAGGTGATGGAGCCAGAGTTCTGTGAAGCGTACCAGCGGTCACCACTGTTGGCAGGTTTGAGGAGTTCCTTCAGAGGAAGTGGTCTTCAGAGAAACGCTTCGGCTTGGAAGGCTGTGAGTCACTCATCCCGGCCCTGAAGACCATCATCGACCGGTCCAGTCAGTGCGGAGTGGAGAGTGTGATCCTGGGAATGCCTCACAGGTACAGACAGTCACACCTGGTGTCCTCTAACGCACACAAGGAGACTTTTTATTCTCTTGCTGTTCACCAAGCCACCAGTATTGGCTTGGTGAAGCCTGTAGAAGGaatttaatgcattttcatACACTCTCAAAAAAAAGTATGAActtcttcatgttttgtcatGAAACTACTGTTGTGCATTATATGATGTGtgcataattttgaagtggaagaaaagtgattcataattttacattttttctatttttacaagTACTGGGGAACCTCtaaatacaaatttaatttgCTCCAAAAATCAGTTTGccccttaaaaaaaatccccatccATGAAAATTACATTCATGTTCACAGATTCTTCACTTAAATATCACCAGAGGCACCACATGACGCTTCTAAATGGTTTGTAGATGGTTTGTAAAgcataatgttttcttttattttttgtaatgttgcAAATTCAGCAAAAGCATTTTTCTACGAAGTACTGACACATGGTGACTGAATGCAAATGTGCTccacaatttaaatatttttaatgaaaaaatctttaaaagctATGTAGCATTATCCTTCCATGCCATCACTGTATGCCCTTTGTATTGGTCTTTCAccgaaacaaaaacaaaaaagtaaataaaaaaaaacgaaagACACTGAAACTTgtagttgtaacatgacaaaatgtgaaatgtttcaaaagatCTGGATACTGTGCTCGGAGGCAAAAGTAAAGTATTctcattcatgtgtttttttcccatgaTTCTCTTCAGAGGGAGGCTGAACGTTCTGGCCAATGTTATCCGGAAAGACCTGGACCAGATCTTCTGTCAGTTCGATTCCAAGCTGGAGGCTGCTGATGAGGTTCGCACAACAAAACCACTCACAGACGTCTGTGCAAACGTTAATGAAACTGACTCCAACTAATTACATGCTTTTAATGTTTGCAGAgcaatattttgaaatattatttcttcTAGATATCACagatttaacacaaaaatgtgtcattatgGAATCATGGAAAATACCATTTTATACTTATTGTTCTGTTGCATAGAGGCCAGAAACATCAGGAATCTCTGGTTCTTCTGGTTTAGATTAAGACATCAACCCAGTTAACTTCCCCCATGTTGTAGAACTTTCAAACCAActtgttattaaaataaacacatgtaAAAGTGTCTTAGCACAAGGACAAATTTAATCAGAAGAAATGCTTCCTCCAAATTGGAAAACCACACAAAGTCATCACTTAGACGTTTAGCTGACTTATGGATCACAGTGGCTTAAACACATGAGCTGTAACCGTTTACCGTCTGTGTTTAGGGCTCAGGAGATGTGAAATATCATTTAGGCATGTATCACAGGAGGATGAACCGAGTCAGTGACAGGTACATCACCCTGTCGCTCATGGCCAACCCGTCCCACCTGGAGGCCGTGGACCCAGTGGTGCAGGGGAAGACCAAAGCTGAGCAGTTTTACTCTGGAGACACCGAGGGGAAGAGGGTGAGAAAAGACAGATTCATGAACTGTCTTTTTATAACAGTTCATGAAAAGAACTGTCTATAGGTTTTGAATTTGGAAACTGTTTCAGGTGATGTCTATTCTGCTCCACGGAGATGCTGCGTTCGCAGGCCAGGGCATTGTGTACGAGACGTTCCACCTTTCGGACCTGCCGTCCTACACCACCCATGGCACCATCCATGTGGTGGTGAACAACCAGGTATTCACTTGTGAACTCTGAAGGAGTTAAAGAAGGTCATTCACCAGAAGACATGCAGTGGAGAAATGAGGCCTCCAGGCTTTTATTCGGTTTAAGACAGACGGCTCAGTCTGATAAATCACATGCCTTGAAAACCTCGTGTCCTCTGTTACTTACCTAAAAAAATTTGTGAGGCTCTTTGTAACTGTAACAACAGGGAGTGTAATTCAGAACTAGGTCTCATCCTGAGAAGTGCTGCTAGAATAGGAATACATGTTGTATTTGGTTGATGCAAACTCCTCTAAACAACCAAAGGTTTGACTTTACAGAGGAAACCGACCCGCTTAATCAtgacaagttttgtttttctgaggaagatttattaaaaagagCATTTTAGAACCAAAAATCCTCAAAGTCTGCAGAACATCTACACATTAAGTTAcatattattttagattaacaGACTGTAACACTGcaattaaagtaaattatttttgaagcaGGACAGATGTAACAGGGTGAACATggaattcaaaataaaaaagtatataattttttatttggtcaAAGGAGCTTAGTGTTACTTCAGTAGTAGCATCTAAAATTATgcattactattttttttttgtctacaacagtaaaataatcttgtaggttcttcctgtttctctcctTAGCAACTGcaacttacttttttaaaatttttcattaTATCTattaaaacacagtaaaaatagtgacatatttttactttaaatacaCCACAGTTTTGATTTCTATAAttatgctgatttttttatggCCATGAATATGTTAGGTGCCCCGCCCCCTCCCCCTCCCCGAGGACTTGGTGCCTTATGCACTGTGCATGATGATTCTAATTGGACTGAAGAAATGTAATGAAGCTTAATTAAGCCAGTAACATAAAACCATATTAGTTTATGCCGAGCTGTCAACCaagcagaaacatgaaaacaccTGACAGCCTTCTCTGCTTCCTGCAGATTGGATTCACCACAGACCCCAGGATGGCTCGCTCATCTCCGTACCCGACAGACGTGGCCCGAGTTGTGAACGCGCCGATCTTCCACGTCAATGCAGACGACCCGGAGGCCGTGATGTTTGTGTGCAACGTAGCAGCAGAGTGGAGGAACACATTCCATAAAGATGTTGTTGTAGATCTGGTAAATGTTTAAGCAAAtgtctgcatttttaaaaaaaaatatgacatccCTTTTAAACTTGTAGTTTGGAGGAAAAGGTTAGAAAAACTATTAACAAAACCCAAAAGTTCAAGTCAGAAGTGTTGCGTACGCCATGGCAGAAATGGTTTGTCTATCTGTCAAACGTATtgctgtaaatattaaaatgatagATCCATAGGTcattacacaaaaacacagaaatcatgAGAATTCACGGTCCTATATCAGGACAGGGTTGTTACCGactgtttctgctgcaggtttcttACAGACGTAACGGCCACAATGAGATGGACGAGCCGATGTTCACCCAGCCGCTGATGTACAAGCAGATAAAGAAGCAGAAAGGAGTTTTGCAGATGTTTGTAGAGAAGCTCGTTGCTGAAGGAGTCGTCACAACACAACACTACGAGGTAACGCCACCAGCATGCCTGTACGCCGTATCACTTTGAGGATGTGATTTTTATCTatcataaactttaaaaagactGGAATTGAGTTCTTAGGTTTGAACTCCACATTTTCATTGatgaaacagaaatgcaaacCTTTTTGACACTTAGGAGGAAGTAGCTCGATACGACAAAATCTGCGAGGACGCTTTTGCTCACTCCAAAGACGAGAAGATCCTCCACATCAAACACTGGCTGGACTCTCCCTGGCCAGGTAACTTGTTTCTAGGAAtcatttaaatgttgatttGTGTCATATTTTTTCACAGTAAAATGAATTGACCTATTTCAAATAGATTACAtgtatattttgtgttaatGTAGTCTGCTAATCCATCTGAACTGAGaaaattactttctttttgtcttttttcatatttaatgattGCTGAAACTTGCATGCTATGTGAGTGTCTTCAAGTAGTCAgataattaaatgttaaaatgatcagaaaccAAGTCGGACTCCACTGCTGTTGGAATCACCTCAAGCTTTCGGCATGCTGTGGTGAGTGGATCTTCCTCAGCGCA
This window harbors:
- the ogdh gene encoding 2-oxoglutarate dehydrogenase, mitochondrial isoform X3, coding for MHRLRTTFARLGPLAAAQTAQSAPQSRLLALEGGARTFQPVRSLSASVAAEPFLNGTSSNYVEEMYYTWLEDPRNVHKSWDIFFRNANAGAPPGAAYQSPPPLSGPSDGTTGLRMLVGAQPNVEKLVKDHLAVQSLIRAYQVRGHHIAKLDPLGISCVDFDDAPCTVGFQNVGLYGLTEGDLDKVFRLPASTFIGGNASALPLREIIRRLEMAYCQHIGVEFMFINDVEQCQWIRQKFETPGIMQFSLEEKRTLLGRMIRSTRFEEFLQRKWSSEKRFGLEGCESLIPALKTIIDRSSQCGVESVILGMPHRGRLNVLANVIRKDLDQIFCQFDSKLEAADEGSGDVKYHLGMYHRRMNRVSDRYITLSLMANPSHLEAVDPVVQGKTKAEQFYSGDTEGKRVMSILLHGDAAFAGQGIVYETFHLSDLPSYTTHGTIHVVVNNQIGFTTDPRMARSSPYPTDVARVVNAPIFHVNADDPEAVMFVCNVAAEWRNTFHKDVVVDLVSYRRNGHNEMDEPMFTQPLMYKQIKKQKGVLQMFVEKLVAEGVVTTQHYEEEVARYDKICEDAFAHSKDEKILHIKHWLDSPWPETKSDSTAVGITSSFRHAVVFSLWMVNLKL
- the ogdh gene encoding 2-oxoglutarate dehydrogenase, mitochondrial isoform X2, which encodes MHRLRTTFARLGPLAAAQTAQSAPQSRLLALEGGARTFQPVRSLSASVAAEPFLNGTSSNYVEEMYYTWLEDPRNVHKSWDIFFRNANAGAPPGAAYQSPPPLSGPSDGTTGLRMLVGAQPNVEKLVKDHLAVQSLIRAYQVRGHHIAKLDPLGISCVDFDDAPCTVGFQNVGLYGLTEGDLDKVFRLPASTFIGGNASALPLREIIRRLEMAYCQHIGVEFMFINDVEQCQWIRQKFETPGIMQFSLEEKRTLLGRMIRSTRFEEFLQRKWSSEKRFGLEGCESLIPALKTIIDRSSQCGVESVILGMPHRGRLNVLANVIRKDLDQIFCQFDSKLEAADEGSGDVKYHLGMYHRRMNRVSDRYITLSLMANPSHLEAVDPVVQGKTKAEQFYSGDTEGKRVMSILLHGDAAFAGQGIVYETFHLSDLPSYTTHGTIHVVVNNQIGFTTDPRMARSSPYPTDVARVVNAPIFHVNADDPEAVMFVCNVAAEWRNTFHKDVVVDLVSYRRNGHNEMDEPMFTQPLMYKQIKKQKGVLQMFVEKLVAEGVVTTQHYEEEVARYDKICEDAFAHSKDEKILHIKHWLDSPWPETKSDSTAVGITSSFRHAVVSGSSSAQTECLRSVA